A window from Candidatus Nitrospira neomarina encodes these proteins:
- a CDS encoding AAA family ATPase translates to MQLRHLSIPHFRNLRDFAINFSTHFPLGDGESMGSTGKLIRSHALIGQNGTGKSNLIEALITIFRDIDLNRDAAFDYTLEYEIRGHTVRIQADRTRQKHPFVWVDGDRVPQDYLTKNDSPNKVEQDTRRGPRLLPTHIFTYYSGRNERIELLFQEHQRRFNRRQEIVAEEVLPPELLRGFTGSEADIRAIEGAKKRGQSRMQQLGADRLRRLFYCRGGHSQLVLLACLLSDDPVFQKVLRNLHIEALESALFVLKEPHRLREKRRGGKFDQNELNEGDPRFWYARGNVVSEFLDKLWQVAWAPIEQEATKQIDFRGRTEKQKQLYLFVPSHDKLKQLGELVGGTDSFFRYAEGAYIGDLIDEVRITVKKRDEHGGKVSFIQLSEGELQILTVLGLMRITREDHCLFLLDEPDTHLNPIWKLRYFDDIEGILSANAGALVQGESQILITTHDPMMVGSLKREQVHILRREDNRTVVDTPDEDPQGMGVSGLLKSDLFGLRSTVDSETLRRLDRRNYLFAKGNERTSEENNELARLSDELSDLGFAKDFKDPYYALFVSKMARHTKFHKETLTPAEQQEQDAIADAIIDEILREEKTV, encoded by the coding sequence ATGCAATTGCGCCACCTCTCCATCCCACACTTTCGCAACTTGCGCGACTTCGCGATAAACTTTTCCACCCATTTTCCCTTGGGTGATGGGGAATCAATGGGTTCAACTGGCAAGCTTATCCGCAGCCACGCGCTGATCGGCCAGAATGGAACCGGCAAGTCAAACCTGATCGAGGCGCTGATTACGATCTTCCGCGACATCGACCTCAACCGTGATGCTGCCTTTGATTATACGTTGGAATATGAAATTCGTGGTCACACCGTGCGCATCCAGGCCGACAGGACCAGGCAGAAGCATCCCTTCGTATGGGTGGATGGCGATCGGGTCCCTCAGGATTACCTAACGAAAAATGATTCTCCAAACAAGGTTGAACAGGATACGCGACGCGGCCCACGCCTCCTTCCCACGCACATCTTTACCTACTACTCCGGCCGTAACGAACGGATTGAGTTATTGTTCCAAGAGCACCAGCGCCGCTTCAACCGCCGACAGGAAATCGTGGCAGAGGAGGTGTTACCCCCAGAACTGCTGCGTGGCTTTACCGGCAGCGAGGCCGACATCCGCGCCATCGAGGGCGCCAAGAAGCGAGGGCAAAGCCGGATGCAGCAACTGGGCGCTGACCGGTTGCGACGCCTATTCTATTGCCGTGGGGGGCACAGCCAATTGGTCCTCCTAGCTTGCCTGCTCTCTGATGACCCGGTGTTTCAGAAGGTGCTGAGGAACCTGCATATTGAGGCCCTGGAATCCGCACTGTTCGTTTTGAAGGAGCCGCACCGTCTGCGTGAGAAACGCCGCGGGGGTAAATTCGACCAGAACGAACTCAACGAAGGCGATCCGCGCTTCTGGTACGCGCGGGGGAATGTAGTGAGCGAGTTTCTCGATAAGCTCTGGCAGGTCGCTTGGGCACCCATCGAGCAGGAAGCAACTAAGCAAATCGACTTCCGTGGCCGCACTGAAAAGCAGAAGCAACTCTACCTGTTCGTGCCCAGCCACGACAAACTCAAGCAACTCGGTGAATTAGTCGGTGGCACCGACAGCTTCTTCCGCTATGCGGAGGGCGCCTACATCGGTGATCTGATCGACGAAGTGCGCATCACGGTTAAGAAGCGAGACGAACATGGGGGTAAGGTGAGCTTCATTCAACTCTCAGAAGGCGAGTTGCAAATCCTCACAGTGCTCGGGCTCATGCGCATCACCCGCGAAGACCACTGCTTGTTTCTGCTCGACGAGCCGGACACGCACCTCAACCCAATATGGAAGCTGCGGTACTTCGATGATATCGAAGGCATTTTAAGTGCCAACGCCGGTGCGCTAGTACAGGGGGAATCGCAGATCCTTATCACCACGCACGACCCAATGATGGTGGGTAGCCTCAAACGCGAGCAGGTGCACATTCTGAGGCGGGAAGACAACCGCACGGTGGTGGACACACCCGACGAGGACCCGCAGGGTATGGGGGTATCCGGATTGCTCAAAAGCGATTTATTTGGCCTACGCTCCACAGTGGACTCCGAAACTCTCCGCCGTTTGGACCGCCGTAATTACTTGTTCGCTAAGGGCAACGAACGTACCAGTGAAGAAAATAATGAGCTTGCACGCCTGAGCGATGAGCTTTCCGACCTCGGGTTTGCGAAGGACTTCAAAGATCCGTATTACGCATTGTTTGTGAGCAAAATGGCGCGCCACACCAAATTTCACAAGGAGACCCTCACGCCCGCCGAACAGCAGGAACAAGATGCAATTGCCGATGCCATTATCGATGAGATCCTACGGGAGGAAAAAACCGTATGA
- a CDS encoding restriction endonuclease has protein sequence MWMVRAGEKGYRFGDCKENSVVAIGWGDIGDLNEFRSREELSSRIQSQWPDWSKGNVAMSAGQVWRFFQDIKPGDKVLTYDPARRVYLVGTVLGKYEHMVGVVEDLPNIRRVKWDGEVSRDAISVSTKNSLGAISTLFRISEEGAKEIESLVAGKTVAAHTTVQDEIAEEKDVLRDIQARSHEFIKDELSRLDWEQMQRLIAGLLRAMGYKTRISPQGPDRGKDIIASPDGFGFEAPRIVVEVKHRRGAMGSQQIRSFVGGRHKDDKGLYVSTGGFTKDAHYEAERSSIPLTLMDLDEIADAITDHYETMDSETRALLPLTRIYWPT, from the coding sequence ATGTGGATGGTCCGAGCTGGCGAAAAAGGCTATCGGTTTGGGGACTGCAAGGAAAACTCGGTGGTCGCAATTGGCTGGGGAGATATCGGAGATTTAAATGAATTTCGGTCCAGGGAAGAGCTGTCAAGTAGAATCCAAAGCCAGTGGCCAGATTGGAGTAAAGGAAACGTTGCTATGTCTGCTGGGCAGGTTTGGAGATTTTTTCAAGATATTAAGCCTGGTGATAAAGTTCTTACTTATGATCCAGCACGTCGGGTCTATCTTGTAGGTACGGTGTTAGGTAAATACGAACATATGGTTGGCGTAGTGGAAGATTTACCCAATATTCGACGAGTAAAGTGGGATGGGGAGGTTTCCCGTGATGCCATTTCTGTATCTACCAAAAATTCGCTTGGAGCTATTTCAACCCTTTTCCGCATTTCTGAAGAAGGTGCAAAAGAGATCGAATCCTTGGTGGCTGGGAAGACGGTTGCCGCACATACTACGGTTCAGGATGAAATTGCTGAGGAAAAAGACGTCCTTAGGGATATCCAGGCACGATCCCATGAATTCATTAAAGATGAACTCTCCAGATTGGATTGGGAACAAATGCAAAGACTGATCGCCGGGCTTCTTCGTGCCATGGGATACAAAACCCGTATTTCTCCGCAGGGGCCAGACCGGGGCAAGGATATCATAGCTTCTCCGGATGGCTTTGGTTTCGAAGCACCCCGCATTGTGGTTGAAGTGAAACATCGACGCGGCGCTATGGGTTCGCAGCAAATTCGGAGTTTTGTAGGCGGTCGCCATAAAGACGACAAAGGTTTGTACGTTAGTACTGGTGGGTTTACCAAAGATGCCCACTATGAGGCAGAACGTTCTTCCATACCCCTCACCTTAATGGATCTTGATGAAATTGCTGATGCGATCACCGACCACTATGAAACGATGGACTCCGAAACTCGTGCACTCCTCCCTCTTACTCGGATTTATTGGCCAACCTAA
- a CDS encoding DUF1456 family protein, translated as MNNNYCLRRIRYILDLGDSQMIEVFAQANQTVTRAEVSAWLKKDDDPDFVECPDTMFATFLNGLINAKRGKKDGAQPEPEQRLNNNIIFVKLKIAFNLQADDILSILALADFRISKHELSAFFRRPDHKHYRKCQDQILRNFLKGLQLQYRPETEPDELFQ; from the coding sequence ATGAATAATAATTATTGCCTGCGTCGAATTCGCTACATCCTGGATTTGGGCGATTCCCAAATGATTGAGGTCTTTGCTCAGGCCAACCAGACCGTGACCCGAGCAGAGGTGAGTGCGTGGTTAAAAAAAGATGATGATCCGGATTTTGTGGAATGTCCTGACACCATGTTCGCCACGTTTCTCAATGGTTTGATTAACGCTAAGCGGGGCAAGAAAGATGGCGCGCAGCCTGAACCAGAACAACGGCTCAATAATAATATTATTTTCGTCAAACTGAAAATCGCCTTCAATTTACAAGCCGATGACATCTTGTCGATATTGGCTTTGGCTGATTTTCGTATAAGCAAACATGAGCTGAGTGCATTTTTTCGCAGACCTGATCATAAACACTATCGCAAATGCCAAGACCAAATTTTGCGGAACTTCTTGAAAGGCCTTCAACTTCAGTATCGTCCCGAGACGGAACCCGACGAACTCTTTCAATAG